CGTGGCCTGCTGGGCGGCGGCGGGAAGAAGGAGCAGGGGAAGGAGCAGAGGCGGCCAGCCACGGCCGCGGCGCCGCACGGGGACCGGAAGCGCTGGAGCTTCTGCAAGTCCACCAGGGACTcggccgaggcggaggcggcggccgctgCCGCCGCGCTCAGCGGCAACGCGGCGATCGCGCGCGCGGCCGAGGCGGCGTGGCTCAAGTCCTTGTACAACGAGACCGAGCGGGAGCAGAGCAAGcacgccatcgccgtcgccgcggCCACCGCGGCGGCGGCCGACGCTGCCGTGGCCGCCGCGCAGGCCGCCGTGGAGGTCGTGCGGCTCACCAGCAAAGGGCCGACGTCCACGGTGCTCGCCGGTGCCGTCGCCGAGCCCCGCGGCCGCGCCTCCGCCGCGGTCAAGATCCAGACGGCGTTCCGTGGATTTCTCGTGAGTAACTTCCTGCCGAATATCGAGTATCGACGCCATGATTTCCGCAGGATTAAGCGCCGACTAATGGAATCAATGCGTGCTTAATTGTCGCAGGCCAAGAAGGCTCTGCGCGCGCTCAAGGGGCTGGTGAAGCTGCAGGCGCTGGTGCGCGGCTACCTGGTGCGGAAGCAGGCGGCGGCCACGCTGCAGAGCATGCAGGCGCTCGTCCGCGCGCAGGCCTGCATCCGCGCCGCCCGCTCGCGCGCCGCCGCGCTCCCCACGAACCTTCGCGTCCACCCGACCCCTGTCCGGCCGCGCTACTCGCTGGTAAGTGaccacggccggcatcgtcgcttgCGACCAAAGCAATCAATCTCAATGTCTCCGACCGTCCGAGGCCGCGTTGTTCTAGCTAGCCGACCGTGACAAACGCGCGCGTGCGCGGTCTCTTGCTTGTGTCTGCAGCAAGAGCGGTGCAGCAGCACGGAGGATTCCCGGAGCGACCACGGCGTGGCGCCGTACTACAGCCGGCGGCTGTCGGCGAGCGTGGAGTCGTCGTCGTGCTACGGGTACGACCGGAGCCCCAAGATCGTGGAGATGGACACCGGGCGGCCCAAGTCGCGCTCCTCCTCGCTCCGCACGACCTCCCCCGGCGCCAGCGAGGAGTGCTACGCTCACTCGGCGTCGTCGCCGCTCATGCCGTGCCGACCGCCCCCGCGGATCGCGGCGCCGACCGCGCGCCACTTCCCGGAGTACGAGTGGTGCGAGAAGGCCCGGCCGGCGACGGCGCAGAGCACGCCCCGGTACGCGAGCTACGCGCCGGTGACGCCGACCAAGAGCGCGTGCGGCGACCACGGATACACGTACAGCAACAGCCCGTCGGCGCTCAACTGCCCGAGCTACATGTCGGGCACGCGGTCGTCCGTGGCGAAGGTGCGGTCGCAGAGCGCGCCGAAGCAGCGGCCGGAGGAGGGCGCGGTGCGGAAGAGGGTGCCGCTGAGCGAGGTGATCATCCTTCAGGAGGCCCGGGCGAGcctgggcggcggcgggggcgcgcaGAGGTCGTGCAACCGGCCGGCGCAGGAGGAGGCGTTCAGCTTCAAGAAGGCCGTGGTGAGCCGCTTCGACCGCTCGTCGGAGGCGGCCGAGCGGGACCGGGACTTGTTCCTGCAGAAGGGATGGTGATGGCCTGACGGCCTCGGATTCACTCGATCGTGAAGTACAATTAATTACTACGTACTGCCTCCTGTAATGGCCTGATAGGGTAGCGGGGGACTGTTAATTTCTAGTTACCGCTTCTCACTGTTGTTTCTTTGTTTATCGATCGCCTTAATTAACCTCTGTGACTCCGTTGCCTGTCTGGGTTCAGAAATGAGACCCTGCGGTTTCTCTTGCTTTGTGTAAACATGTTTGTGCGTGCATGGGAAGCTCAAGGAAGGTTTTAGTGCTGTGCTAAAGTTTCAGTATTCAGATTTAGGAGTACACCGGCTTCAGCTTGCAAGTACATCCTTTTTTCTGGTTCCTGTCAATTCAACCAAGTGAGTGGGCATACACCAAGTGATACCACCATCAGGCTGGCAAAACTCTAACAGGCTCAACAAGACATATGGGCCTCATATCATGTTCAATCGGGCATAGCAAATTTGGCCCCTTGTACATCCGTGGACAACAACGCTCTGTCGCACTTTATTTATCTGTCTCTGCAATCGTCGGTCCATATCCAAACCTCTAAATTTATACAATTTCATACGACGTAGATAAATTCAACAAAATACATTCATACGACCGGACATTAAAGAACCAAACTTAGCAAGTTCAATAACTTGATATCATCTATGACTAGATACGAGTTGGTAGGGATAAATTTCACCCCCTTCCTTGCCGGACCCTTCCCCATCTCCAGAGCGGTGATAGTAGGTGTCGCAGTCGCCATATGCGTTCCTTCCTCAGCCGCTCGGACTCCTCGATGCCGAGCCACAATGCTTTTGTATTTTGGCGGCGGTGACTGCGAGAGTCTGTCTCGGCCATGGTCGAGGACTGGTGGATGACGCTGAGGACGAGCTCCTCCGGAGAGTTGGAGGGTAGGGGAACCAGCGTTGATCTGCAATACCCGTAGATGAACCGGCTAGATCCACATCCAAACCGAACTTCCTACGCCTCCGACTGAAGAAGCCGCGCCCGTAGGCTCGGAGGTGCTCTGCTTTTAGGTGTTTTTACGTTGTCTAGGTTCTGTGTCTTGCTCGGAAAGACGAGGCGGCGACAGCCCCGAGGAGAGGGAATAatgttctccccgcctagccctcgTCCCAGTGATGCGTCTAGCATTGTCGGATGGCGTGTGTAGGTGTGTCTCCGTCGGATATCGCCGACCGGTATTAGTTTTCGGTGGATCTGTTTGGATCCTTCGTTTGTCTGCATTGGCGTATCTTTAGGTTGGATCCTTCTAATCTACGCTTCTCTTCATTGATAATGGTTGATGTTCTGATGTGTTTTGTATTTTGGGGTCTAGCACGACAACTTCCGATGACAGTGAGGCAAATTGGGGGCTAGTTGTGGCCGTCGCTCCCTCATGCCAATTTTTTTCACAAGCCACCCCTATATACAAGGATCTGTGGAGTTAATATCTATATTTTTATGGTTGGTCCCTCCACTGCTCTACATAGTCCATTGGCCCTTGTATAAACTTCCTGGCTTTGTCCCTGCCGATTGTCATTTCAACAGGATTTGTTCGGCTCTGACGAGGGAGGTGCAACGACGACGACGCACCGGCTGGCTTCATTTCTTCTATAGTTGTTGCTACATGGTCTATGGTCAGACATATTTTTAATTGTTTCTGATGTTTTTTGTACTATCATGAATAGATCatatttttaaaaataaaataaaaatctgatATCGGCGTGTAGGGCCGGGGCATTGTCCCATCGCACGGAGCGGGTGAGAGGTGCGAGCAGACTGGACGTACGGTACGGCTCAGTTCGCGGGCGGCGCTTGCCTGTGGATATCGGGGCTGTTTGGATCGCTACCAATACTAGCCCTACCAAAAAATTGGCTCGCCCACGTATTTTGGTGGCCGGTTTGGACCGGCGCCTGAAAATTGGCTCGCCCAGCGCGCCCTGCGCCCCTCCATGTTAATCGCGCCGATTCGTTGGCGAGTCGCGGGCACGGAAAGGCTCCGCCAAAATATTGGCGCGGTTGTTTGGTGGGCCCTGCCCAGTGCATGCAGCAGAATATGTTGATTTGTCAGCAATCAGCAGCGCTTTTCCACTACAAATACGTAGACCCGTGCGTGATTAGCAGCATGCATCAATCTAGATTAAAAAAATGCATGATGTATGCTGCTGCGGACAATTAACTACTAGCGGCTTACAAGTGCAACAATGACTTACACTATTATTTTGACGATTTCATTTTCACATCAATTTCATCTAAGTTTTGATCTATATTTTCTTAATTTTAAACAGTAGATGCATTTAAATATTTTCATAACTAGTATGATCATCATGAGGTTCAGATGATCGCAAACCAAACAAAATAAAGATCCCATTTGCCAAAATTTTGGTGGATATAATGGTCGCAATCCAAACAAAAACAACTTGCGAAAATTTTGGTCATGCCCATGCTTTGGTCATGCCAAAGTTTTGGTGGGGCTAGCTGGGgctcaaaccaaacagccccatCGCCACCCCCTGGCCTCCGCGTCGTGCGTGCGCCGACCGGGGGCACTGTGGCGGCCGATAAGATCGGGGTCCGGTCCGGGTCGGACCTGCCCGGCTGCTCCCCCCCGGCCCCGATGGGAGCAGAGCGACGACCGCCGTGACGTCGCCTCGCCCGTCCCGAAGGAATTTCAAGCGGCCGCGCACTGTGCCCGCCAATATTATACCCCGGCGGTGCGCGGCTGCGGGGCGCTGTTCCTCCCGTTCGGTTCCGTCCATCGCCTCGCTCCGGTCGTTGTGCCAaagattttttctttcttttctcgagCTACAGCACGCCGCTGCTGTTCCTGTGCAGCCACATGCAAACGCACGTACGTTCGCCGGCGAGCCCCTCGTGTAGGATTGCCACCGACTGACGGTCACCGCGAGGGCTCTCTCCGCTGCGGCGATGGATCGCCGGAGCGGGCCCGCATGTTCGTCACTCTCTTCTCGTTGCCTGATTTGTGGCCGCACTTCACTGCGCTGGACATGGAGACCTGACCTGACCGCACGTCATGCAGGAAGGACTAGCACGGATGAATCCCGCATGGGCACTGTTGCCATAAACAATAGATATTCCGGGTTACGGGAAACGCGACATTCGGAAGAACCATCCCGAATAGAACCCACCCGTCTCGCATTGAAAGCTCAATCCGCTATACACGCAGAAGTGGTGGTAGCACTGTGCCGCCCTCTTCACTCATCACCCCCTGCCGTACACAAACGGTGGCCGTTGTCGTGCCGAATCGAGCAAGCAGGGCCCGGGCCCTTTTCTGATCCTACAGTGCTTCCCTCCTTTCCTAAAATATGAAACGCGTCTGATTTTTTGATCTTTAATGCATAATTTTCAACATGATTTTTGCTCATAACATGCCTACGAAATTACTATTACGACGTATGATATTCTTTTTTAAAAGATGTAAATACAatgataagggcatctccaacgcggacCCTTGCATCGCCTTGTATGCCCTTTTCAGGGTTCCGGACACCTTCTGCCATTATATCCCTCAAAAGTCCGCGGACGTGTCCGGACGTCCGAATTCTGGCAAAGTGGTACTCTACCGTCTCGGTGCAAAAAACATCGCCATATATACGTCCTTTTCAGGGTTCTGGACACCTTGTGCCATTCAATATTTCCTCAAACGTTCACGAACGTGTCTGGTCATCCGAATTCCAGTAAAggggtactccctccgtcttagTGCATAAAGCATTCATGTCATTCTAGGTCATCAATTTAACTACTTAAATATATATTATTTGTAACAGAAATGTATATTTGTAATAGAAAGTGTTTTGTGGGAGTTCACACATCCTCCTAGCCAATCAAAAGGTTACCACACCGGACATCCAGACATTCTCTCTCTCCTCAATCGGGACATGTACCTGTATAGATTTTAAACAAAGCTATGAGAGCTAATTTTGTATTCAAATTCAATTTTTTAAAATTATGAATTTCATTATaatttgcactactaggaaaagggctatagatgatatggctactaatagcgcaccagacatgtagtgcgccactactatatagtaatgACGCACCATGAGTCGGTCCGCCATTAGTGGCGCACcagacccacggtgcgccattaataacaaattttattttatttttatttttccaaaaattctaatggcgcaccagggactagtgcgccattactagtttaactagtaatggacctacacagtgcgccactactatttttttttttttgcaaaactactaatgacgcatctcaagctggtgcgccattagtaacaaggtTACTAATGACACATTTGTCTGTGGtgtggtgcgctattagtaacctgggaccagctagatattttggacaaccacacctacacactcactttccccactttatTCTCTTCGCCTACTCTTCCAAGcttgtgtcggctgcctcctcctcctcacctcatttgcaccatagattcatcaaaatcaaCGGTTACATATTCTACACCGAgggcaaggacatgaagagcgatggttatcaaaactccggggtaacgatggaatcctacaccggtaacgacaaggacagatactatggaaggatcgaggagatctgggagctgagctacgctggagagcagGTCCCGatattccgtgtcagatgggccaagagcgtcctaaaagaagaccggtatttcaccaccatggttatacccgaagccaaatccaaaaccgcgagcgcaaacgtcaccgtgaaaaatgagacatgggtactggcttcccaagtggaccaatgcttcttcattaccgacccatcaaagcccagtcgtgttgtcgtgaggagaggcaaaaggaacatcatcggaatggatggagtcgccaatgagcaagacttcgacaagtacggcgatccgaagatggaacatgacgacgacgatgaagtagcagcagcaTACAccgcaagaagaagcaggaccaccctatctaaaggatgtccgttccacagaagaactccgtttgcgaaaaagaagggcaagaagattctgAACAGATAGCTAGGTAAGAtcaattgtatttaaatcgtagtcttcatttctcaattgtattacatgggcactttttgaactcatgaatatttttaaattttatgggcactttttgaattcatgaatattttttcaaatttgatctctacccccctccatctcgatcgctatcccctccatctcgatctcgacccccccgcaccctcccccgctagctccaccgccgccgacgacccaccgcaccctcccccgctccaccgtcgtcgccgacccaccgcaccctccccggcccgctccNNNNNNNNNNNNNNNNNNNNNNNNNNNNNNNNNNNNNNNNNNNNNNNNNNNNNNNNNNNNNNNNNNNNNNNNNNNNNNNNNNNNNNNNNNNNNNNNNNNNNNNNNNNNNNNNNNNNNNNNNNNNNNNNNNNNNNNNcatttgatgatattttcaaataacaaatttgataatattttttaatattcataaaaaaatattattgtttttataaaaaaattattgctatttttataaaaaaaatttaaaaaatagcaacaaaaaataataataataaaaacatactaatggcgcatcgctctggggtgcaccattgctatctaaaaaaacattctaatggcgcaccgctcgtgtagtgctccattgctatccaaaaaaaaaacattctaatggcgcaccactcgggtagtgcgccattgctatctaaaaaaacattctaatggcgtaccgctcgggggtgcgccattaATAATCTTCCCCCTAGCTCTAACTCGCCCGaccccttcctccctccctctcgccagatccactTCCTCCCCATTCTCTACCCCGACCCCCGACCCAcgacgcccccgcccccgccgcccccgcgcccccaccactgcagctccccgTGTCGCCGACagcctccccacgaccaaccgaggcATCCCTGCATCCTCCCCGCGTCGGCCCCTGCCCTGCGCCGCCTCTACCTCACCCCGGGCATGGGctgcaggacgacgaccgcggccgccggcctCCCCATGACCAACCGAGGCATCCCTGCATcccttcgacgccgccgccgccgaccccaaccctgaccccgacccctccggcgaccggccgcgcccgcccaggtacctctcgtccttcctccttcctccttccttcctctccacccttcctccccattccctGCCCATGAATGATTTTAGCACCACACATATTGTTCCCCGCGCATAAGGAACAACACTAAATGTTTTTACGATGAATGGTTAAAAGAATCCATTTACTCTAGATGTTTAGATGCTTTGTCTTGTGGCTTGGCGGGGTGTAGATGATACATCAACCTTGGTCCCTGAATGATTTTAGCACCACACAAAAATCCTGCACCCCGATCGTTTGGCAACCTAGCTGTTGCTAGCAGTTGGCCGTATGAGCTTGTACTTGCTGACACCCAAATGTATGTATTTGCACGATCGAGTAAATCACAGGGCAGGTCAAAGCAAGACAGGAcgacccttttcaaaaaaaaagcaAGACATGACGATGTGGTAGTTACTAACGAGCTTGAGACACTCGCTAAGACGAGGGAAGACAAACTATTAACGAGCTTGATTAGCCTGCATGTGGAAATAAGATAACATGTTTAATTAGGTCAGGTATTGTGCTTGTTCCCTGGCTATTTAGGTTGCAAAAAGGAATTTGAAAGTACTCCTTGTTAGGCTCCCAGCCACCAAAGCACATCCTAAAAGTTTGGCTGGAACCATATGGCATTCGTTGGCTCCTTGTCACAAAAGGAAGGGTGGTATTCTTGCTCTTTTAAGTAGTAGTAGGCCTGGCCACCATCATTAGTCTTAGTACAGCTCGGAAAGTACACCTTGTTGCATAAATCTCTTCCGCAAGATGGCCTCGCAATTAGAGCATTGCTTCTGTCCCAAAACACGGCAACATCCTCCATCTCTTCCAAATCCATCCAAACCATCCTAGACCGATCAAGCTTAAGTACTCCGATGAACCCAAAATTGCCGTTTTCTCGGATAATGGCAACTAGGTCACCTTTCCACTCCGCTAGATAGCTATAGTTCAACTCCTGAATTGTATACACATAGTCACTTCCACGTATCGGTTGATCTGGCTTGTCAAGGACCTTCCACTCCTTTTCCACGTTCAAGTCCACGACTCCGAGCCTGCCATTCATGTCTAGGAATAATAATAACTAGTTTGTTTTGAAGTTGTTACCCAACTAATTAAGTGACTGGCAATATCACAATAAGCAGTACACTTGCTCAGAGTTTAAGTTTACTGAACCTATTCATTTTTGTGGACTTAGTGAACATGATAAGACAAGCCAGATGCTCTATTTTTAATTAACAGTAATCCACGATCAGCAACAGTTTCTTTCACTAATTTTCAGTTAAtaacaatccatgattttttttcagctaaaactattgatgattttttgttgggtgacctattagatctggaatggaagctcacataagttgagctgattttggtccatatgaaagcagaggaccatatggtctgtggccttttcatccatatgaaagtagaggcccttgagtttgctgggttttgtctccgaccatcgtgtcgtgatgattttgcaggtaccccgagatgcccttgagtttgccggaatgtcaattAACTTCTGTTCcgacaaattcgggtactccatatgtcctattttcagaaaaggtcatgctgaaattttccgtgaattttagcatgactttgctaaaaattggacatatggggtacttgctactaatgcatggcccgggtatcttagtacttaattaagtaggatccactccttctatttggatggccctgctaacccttgaccataaatacttgagatggatgtagcaggcttaaagaaagaaatgtttttaggccaactccactgggCCTGGCTGAAAATGCACAAGTGTGCATGACTAACAATATTCTATTGTAAAGTTAAACAGGAAAGATGAACCACTCATCCTAATCATTTGCTCTCAAAATTACCACTTCACTTCTTACTACTGAAAATCTTAGACCTTCTCCATTCACCAATAGCTCAAACCAGTTCGAAGGGCGTGTTTTCACCACACtgtggattatcttattggacccaacgcaagagatgatgtagttttgaattatgaacataggatatgtcgtcatcggacgacgaaagtctcccgggggagtgcggctggtgacacgacgatcgaggtctatgcgacatgcctcacctggacgatgatcggcgcttcagcattaagctcgaggagaccttcgaagttgaaacgatacacaacgacgacaagtgttattttcataattaagcatgacttcaactatttcaacgtgtaattttcatcttttacaattcgagtatagcttatcccatgccatgcaagacgctatgtcttggagaggatggattttgaagaccatgaaatttttgaaacaaagaaaattcacctaaggactcatcacgatgtggattttgaagtaaatctatataattctgggagcgtaacccattttggttgcaaaaattgggaagcattttgcaagatgtatggttttgatgagggtatgcttgtcaccatggatcttggtgatcctgacatcgaccaagacaatatggacatttgggtccttattgatacgcctccagttctaccgctatgtgagtttctcaaacatagttaattattaactaatttatattgtttatttcaaaatagttgacaacttatttccattaacaacttatttttattgttcaaagaatgtgcggaagatggtagacaaaacccactacaccgatggctctgaattaacaacttacaaggagaaaaatcacctggtctgattttgtactgacattaagaattacaatatctacaatcaaactcctcaacattatggtcaatacgtgccactagtgcatgtgttcaactgcggtaactaccatggagataccctggtaagattttttactattacgacatccgtgcatcttttgcatacttctaaaactagtacatcattgctaactatgaagtaattactatgtttttcaacagataatctgagagaattgtgtgcctcatttgatgtatcagaaaggtagtcttaacgttttgaacatacagccaggtcatcctacgaatctcaactgtccatacaagatttctaaaagaagtgaagACAtgaaaaatcaaaggatggaaaaaatgtatggacaatcgtaaggaggttcttggaagcaaaaggaagcgaagcgcaagaattggagacaggatgatctccattctccataatggagagtcagggtctatattgttttatgctattttatcttaaatagggtatttaggtcctgcctaataatgatgatcatgtgctaagaacaattaaatagggttggttcgatgactatcaagatgatgatcgtatgacttgttattaataacgagtagaagttgtatgataatgattagtaggacttgttaggattagtattacttccgacaaactcgctactcgcggtctcgagacttgtaatgttctatatttgttcggtcttttgaattcggagactaatatgatgaattgtattcggagactaatcttctattgtattcgatgaatctgttgttgctgtgtggtgctagttatattctgtccaataatatattttgttacctatgaaaatatcagaaaagaaaaaaaaatccctaatattcatactagtggcgcaccactcaagacactaatggtgca
The Triticum dicoccoides isolate Atlit2015 ecotype Zavitan chromosome 3A, WEW_v2.0, whole genome shotgun sequence genome window above contains:
- the LOC119267217 gene encoding protein IQ-DOMAIN 14-like, which codes for MGKAARWLRGLLGGGGKKEQGKEQRRPATAAAPHGDRKRWSFCKSTRDSAEAEAAAAAAALSGNAAIARAAEAAWLKSLYNETEREQSKHAIAVAAATAAAADAAVAAAQAAVEVVRLTSKGPTSTVLAGAVAEPRGRASAAVKIQTAFRGFLAKKALRALKGLVKLQALVRGYLVRKQAAATLQSMQALVRAQACIRAARSRAAALPTNLRVHPTPVRPRYSLQERCSSTEDSRSDHGVAPYYSRRLSASVESSSCYGYDRSPKIVEMDTGRPKSRSSSLRTTSPGASEECYAHSASSPLMPCRPPPRIAAPTARHFPEYEWCEKARPATAQSTPRYASYAPVTPTKSACGDHGYTYSNSPSALNCPSYMSGTRSSVAKVRSQSAPKQRPEEGAVRKRVPLSEVIILQEARASLGGGGGAQRSCNRPAQEEAFSFKKAVVSRFDRSSEAAERDRDLFLQKGW